A single genomic interval of Mucilaginibacter robiniae harbors:
- a CDS encoding IS110 family RNA-guided transposase, with amino-acid sequence MQTPQLFIGIDVHKKSWSVSIRTDLFEHKTFSMPSEPDKLIGYVNEHFKGYPVQCCYEASCCGFVAYRRLTEAGWKAKVLNPADIPQSAKNKDQKSDRVDCRNLAKQLHSGHLTGIHVPDEQQEQLRSLFRQKNNLTKVMRKLKAQIKGELLYYGVKLLSAYDRSAWPSAMMTWLSDLEWKFTTGHYSMQSKLRHLAFVRQEWLASNTELRKYVDICYHQDYRLLMTIPGVGPTIAISILAELGDIRRFDKFDQLSSFVGLVPSIYSSGETMQVRGLTYRSKVLVRSYLIESAWVSVRRDPSMQDYYRSHAGKQPNKIIVKVAHKLLRRIWHVIRSGEPYQVGVGKAEVPVPE; translated from the coding sequence ATGCAGACACCACAGTTATTTATCGGCATTGATGTGCACAAAAAAAGCTGGTCAGTGAGTATCCGCACTGATCTGTTTGAGCATAAAACGTTCAGTATGCCCTCCGAACCGGATAAGTTGATCGGGTATGTGAATGAGCACTTTAAAGGTTATCCTGTCCAGTGCTGCTACGAAGCCTCGTGCTGCGGCTTTGTGGCTTACCGCCGCTTAACTGAAGCCGGATGGAAGGCCAAGGTGCTCAATCCTGCGGATATACCGCAGAGCGCAAAAAACAAAGACCAGAAGAGTGACCGGGTGGATTGCAGAAACCTGGCCAAACAACTGCACTCGGGTCATTTGACAGGCATACATGTACCGGATGAACAGCAGGAACAGCTGCGAAGCCTTTTCCGGCAGAAAAATAACCTGACCAAAGTCATGCGCAAACTTAAAGCACAGATCAAAGGAGAACTGCTATACTATGGGGTCAAACTGCTATCAGCCTACGATAGATCAGCCTGGCCCTCTGCCATGATGACCTGGCTGAGCGATCTGGAGTGGAAATTCACTACGGGCCACTATAGTATGCAAAGCAAGCTTCGCCACTTAGCGTTTGTTCGCCAGGAATGGTTAGCATCGAATACCGAGCTCAGAAAGTACGTTGATATTTGCTATCACCAGGACTACCGGCTGCTCATGACCATACCCGGAGTCGGACCTACGATTGCTATCAGTATCCTGGCCGAGCTGGGTGACATCAGAAGGTTTGACAAATTCGATCAGCTCTCCAGCTTTGTAGGATTGGTGCCCAGCATTTACAGCAGTGGAGAAACCATGCAGGTCAGAGGATTGACCTACCGCAGCAAGGTGCTGGTTCGCAGTTACCTGATTGAAAGTGCATGGGTGTCGGTCAGACGCGATCCTTCGATGCAGGACTACTACCGGAGCCACGCAGGTAAGCAGCCCAATAAGATCATTGTCAAAGTAGCACACAAGCTGCTGCGAAGAATATGGCATGTGATCAGATCAGGGGAACCCTACCAGGTAGGTGTAGGAAAGGCAGAAGTACCCGTTCCTGAATAG
- a CDS encoding response regulator transcription factor, with product MIKPFDADELILRVQNILRRNASTPQASSLMVIGNFRFEPAQLRLSSRSQSTLLTRKEAGVLELLARQANRIVYRKDVLESVWGNADYFNGRSLDVYVRRLRKLLANDPQLALESVRGSGFILHMPTT from the coding sequence ATGATTAAGCCATTTGACGCTGATGAACTGATACTGCGAGTGCAAAATATCTTGAGGCGCAATGCGTCAACCCCACAAGCTTCAAGCCTGATGGTCATTGGCAATTTCCGGTTCGAACCGGCACAACTACGATTATCCTCCCGATCACAATCAACTCTACTAACCAGAAAGGAGGCTGGCGTACTCGAATTACTGGCCAGGCAGGCAAACCGGATAGTTTACCGAAAGGATGTATTGGAATCAGTTTGGGGCAATGCCGATTATTTTAATGGCAGAAGTCTCGACGTCTACGTTCGCCGGCTACGCAAGCTGCTTGCGAACGATCCGCAGTTAGCATTGGAAAGCGTACGCGGATCCGGCTTTATACTGCATATGCCGACAACCTGA
- a CDS encoding helix-turn-helix domain-containing protein translates to MAETLHLGRKISRIRELRGVKQEALANDLGVSQQSISRIEQSEHVEGETLNKIAQALGVTAEAIRNFSDDAVINIISSTLHDNAGSVNNHCTLNFNPMDKLLEVIEENKKLYERLLASEKEKSELFKNNQK, encoded by the coding sequence ATGGCAGAGACTTTGCACCTTGGCAGGAAAATTAGCAGGATACGTGAGTTGAGGGGCGTAAAACAAGAAGCGTTAGCCAATGACCTTGGTGTAAGCCAGCAATCTATTTCGAGGATTGAACAAAGTGAACATGTCGAAGGTGAAACGCTAAATAAAATCGCACAGGCTTTAGGCGTTACGGCTGAAGCTATCAGAAATTTCAGTGACGATGCTGTGATTAATATAATTTCCAGTACGCTGCATGACAATGCTGGCTCTGTCAATAACCATTGCACACTTAACTTCAATCCGATGGATAAGTTACTGGAGGTTATTGAAGAAAATAAAAAGCTCTATGAACGTCTACTTGCCAGTGAAAAAGAGAAAAGCGAATTATTTAAAAACAATCAAAAATAA
- a CDS encoding DUF5694 domain-containing protein produces MHKKYFHKYWYVLILFWLALPGLALAQKASIKTADKRLETIFEDDKPKPRVLLLGVFHFAGEQVDANTTPANLRVDMLSAERQKQIEHLVHQLAAFKPTKIVIEDSPRRQHYYDSLYNAFKAGKLPAGKAAWPADETIQLAFRLAKLMNHETLYPADAQAFRFKLSHQDSILTFEKYKDQGDSSYTYWDKAYEAEKAYEDSLNFHLPLNEYLRYLNSPQRQAKAIGRWLVTTKRGSNTEPIGADGFVTRYFNRNVRIYSNIQRIVTSKHDRILVIYGATHMYLLKQLFEASPEFIVEDVMKYLN; encoded by the coding sequence ATGCATAAAAAGTATTTCCATAAGTACTGGTATGTACTGATCCTGTTCTGGCTTGCCCTGCCTGGTTTAGCTTTGGCGCAAAAAGCTTCGATAAAAACTGCGGACAAGCGCCTAGAAACCATATTTGAGGATGACAAGCCCAAACCCAGGGTTTTGCTATTAGGTGTTTTTCATTTTGCAGGCGAACAGGTGGATGCCAACACGACGCCGGCAAACCTCAGGGTGGATATGCTGTCGGCCGAACGGCAAAAGCAGATTGAACACCTGGTGCATCAACTAGCTGCGTTTAAGCCAACGAAGATCGTCATTGAAGATTCGCCCAGGCGCCAACACTATTATGATTCCCTTTATAATGCCTTTAAGGCGGGCAAGCTGCCTGCGGGTAAAGCTGCCTGGCCTGCAGACGAGACCATACAGTTGGCCTTTCGCCTTGCCAAACTAATGAACCACGAAACGCTATATCCTGCAGATGCCCAGGCTTTTCGTTTTAAGTTGAGTCACCAGGATTCGATTCTTACCTTTGAGAAGTATAAAGACCAGGGTGATTCTTCTTATACCTACTGGGATAAAGCCTACGAGGCAGAAAAGGCTTATGAAGATTCTCTTAATTTTCATTTGCCCTTAAATGAGTACCTCAGGTACCTGAATTCGCCGCAGCGACAGGCTAAAGCGATCGGCCGTTGGCTGGTGACCACCAAGCGCGGTAGTAACACTGAGCCTATCGGAGCTGATGGGTTTGTTACACGCTACTTTAATCGTAACGTAAGGATCTATTCCAATATCCAGCGTATCGTCACCAGTAAGCATGACAGGATATTGGTTATTTACGGTGCCACGCACATGTACCTGCTTAAACAATTATTTGAGGCCAGCCCTGAATTTATCGTAGAGGATGTGATGAAATATTTAAATTAA
- a CDS encoding VOC family protein gives MLTFTPYLVFKDNCEEAFRFYEEVFRGEILYMGRYKDMPEETKRFFPGSADEQIMHGTLKINSQTVLMGNDNPGTYEKVRGTFMNNFFLYVSTENQADAYRIFDELSKGGKIVMPIAQTFWSSHYGIVTDKFGISWKITFESDRNT, from the coding sequence ATGTTGACATTTACTCCTTATTTGGTATTTAAAGATAACTGTGAAGAGGCGTTTCGTTTCTATGAAGAAGTTTTTAGAGGTGAAATTCTATACATGGGCCGTTATAAAGATATGCCTGAGGAAACCAAGAGATTTTTTCCAGGCTCCGCTGATGAACAGATCATGCATGGCACATTAAAAATAAATTCTCAAACGGTTTTAATGGGTAATGATAATCCCGGCACTTACGAAAAAGTCCGTGGTACGTTTATGAATAACTTCTTTTTATATGTAAGTACCGAAAACCAAGCAGATGCTTACCGTATTTTTGATGAATTGTCCAAAGGCGGAAAAATAGTAATGCCTATAGCTCAAACTTTCTGGTCTTCACATTATGGTATAGTGACCGACAAATTTGGAATCAGTTGGAAAATCACATTCGAGTCTGATCGTAATACATAA
- a CDS encoding S41 family peptidase — protein MAKVQLRKCKQTVKTSQANYYTNIPVIAYAKQQVEPYVSCSTPQDLEVREFSYFLLSGSNDRPVTLQLKGPKGQAFTKTLARSGYSDVKYSDGMSYKTIGNVGHLVINNFEDRRIIKQFDSLFTQISATKGLIIDIRDNGGGDGDIAFHILAALTNKPFRTSAYKIPHYRSVPGTIMQWEEHDAGTGMPNGKLLYDKPVILLISAQTYSAAEDFTVAFDDLKRGKMIGQATGGSTGQPVSFDLPGGGKARICGKHDMYPDGKEFVGVGIMPDIPVERKAADLLKGKDAVLVKALEILK, from the coding sequence TTGGCTAAAGTCCAACTCAGAAAGTGTAAGCAAACTGTTAAGACATCGCAAGCTAACTACTACACAAATATACCTGTAATAGCTTATGCCAAGCAACAGGTCGAGCCGTACGTCAGCTGTTCTACACCGCAAGACTTGGAGGTGCGAGAATTCTCTTACTTTCTTTTGTCCGGTTCCAATGATCGTCCAGTTACATTGCAGCTCAAAGGTCCTAAAGGACAAGCTTTTACCAAAACACTTGCCCGAAGTGGGTATAGCGATGTCAAATATTCCGATGGCATGAGCTATAAAACCATTGGGAATGTGGGTCACCTGGTTATCAACAACTTTGAAGACCGTCGGATCATCAAGCAGTTCGACTCATTGTTTACACAAATCTCTGCTACCAAAGGGCTCATTATAGATATCCGGGATAATGGCGGCGGTGATGGTGATATTGCTTTTCATATCCTTGCCGCACTAACAAACAAGCCCTTCAGGACATCCGCTTATAAGATACCGCATTACCGGTCGGTTCCAGGTACGATCATGCAATGGGAGGAACATGATGCCGGAACAGGCATGCCAAATGGCAAACTGCTCTATGATAAACCGGTGATATTACTGATCAGTGCACAAACCTATTCTGCCGCTGAGGATTTTACGGTTGCCTTTGATGACCTGAAGCGTGGTAAAATGATCGGGCAAGCCACAGGAGGCAGCACCGGGCAGCCGGTGAGTTTCGACCTGCCTGGCGGCGGAAAGGCCAGGATATGCGGTAAGCATGATATGTACCCGGACGGGAAAGAATTTGTGGGTGTAGGCATTATGCCGGATATTCCGGTTGAACGGAAAGCAGCAGACCTGCTTAAAGGTAAAGACGCCGTGTTGGTAAAGGCCTTGGAAATATTAAAATAA
- a CDS encoding PIN domain-containing protein, giving the protein MNDRVFLDSNILVYTYSSTEPEKQAIARQLVIKNNSFISTQVLQELCNIVTRKFKFSYPVAIQAIEECSANNDVHVNSGNTVLQACRVADRYGFSFYDSLIIAAAIESNCSILYSEDMRDGQLIEGVITIKNPFK; this is encoded by the coding sequence ATGAACGATAGAGTATTTTTAGACAGCAACATACTTGTATATACCTATTCAAGCACGGAACCGGAAAAACAGGCTATTGCTCGCCAGCTTGTTATTAAAAACAATAGTTTTATAAGTACACAGGTGCTACAGGAGCTCTGCAATATTGTAACTCGTAAATTTAAATTTAGCTATCCTGTTGCTATTCAAGCCATAGAAGAATGCAGCGCAAATAATGATGTTCATGTAAATTCTGGCAATACTGTCCTACAAGCTTGTCGTGTAGCCGACCGATATGGTTTTTCATTTTACGACAGTCTGATAATTGCAGCGGCTATTGAAAGTAATTGTTCTATCCTGTATTCAGAAGATATGCGCGACGGTCAACTAATTGAAGGCGTAATTACGATAAAAAACCCATTCAAATAA
- a CDS encoding CynX/NimT family MFS transporter, with protein sequence MINYKDRQQASYALLIVNFLVVVLVSSNLRSPIISVAPVLNQVRQALQLNAFQSSMLTSIPLFMFATCSVLVSRLSHKVKITKFLIYSLIVLSIGLLLRVSGSVIYLFIGSVFIGLGICIGNVVTPGYIKNNFPKQIGLMTGIFAVAMNLTAALASGFSVRIGQWTGLGWRGSLGIWLVIALLALIVLMLELLFNKGSVQHKKEVDVTSDLNLFKSAQAWSISIFMGLQSLFYYCLVSWLPAVLGDYGMHGNSPGWVLFVIQITMLPVSFCSPIIAGKMKNQKAMIILICALNLISILMFIWLKSKWIYCNAIVLGLSTGLAFSLAILFFSLRSKSSANAIKVSGMAQSIGYLIAAFGPPLFGKLHDLNNSWQQSFLFLGFAVMLMLYFGIQAARNKYVED encoded by the coding sequence ATGATAAATTATAAAGATAGACAGCAAGCATCTTATGCTTTACTTATTGTTAACTTTTTAGTGGTTGTACTGGTATCCAGTAACTTGCGTTCTCCTATTATATCGGTGGCTCCGGTTTTGAACCAGGTTAGGCAAGCTCTTCAGCTAAACGCTTTTCAAAGCAGTATGCTAACTTCCATTCCCTTGTTCATGTTTGCTACATGCTCGGTTTTAGTAAGCCGGCTTTCGCATAAAGTTAAGATTACAAAATTTTTAATTTATTCGCTGATTGTATTAAGTATTGGCTTGCTTTTGCGTGTTTCGGGTTCCGTTATTTACTTATTTATTGGGTCTGTTTTTATTGGGTTAGGGATCTGTATTGGTAACGTAGTTACCCCGGGTTATATCAAAAATAACTTTCCCAAGCAAATCGGTTTAATGACCGGTATTTTTGCTGTAGCAATGAATCTTACAGCAGCCTTAGCTTCAGGTTTTAGTGTGAGGATCGGGCAGTGGACAGGGTTAGGATGGCGTGGCTCATTGGGGATATGGTTGGTTATTGCACTTTTAGCATTGATTGTATTAATGCTTGAACTGTTATTTAATAAAGGTTCAGTTCAGCATAAGAAAGAGGTGGATGTTACATCAGATTTAAACTTGTTTAAATCTGCACAGGCTTGGAGCATTAGCATCTTCATGGGATTGCAATCCTTGTTTTATTATTGTTTGGTATCTTGGTTACCCGCAGTACTTGGCGACTATGGTATGCATGGTAATTCTCCGGGGTGGGTATTGTTTGTTATCCAGATTACAATGCTTCCTGTTTCTTTTTGTAGTCCTATCATTGCTGGTAAAATGAAAAATCAAAAAGCAATGATAATTCTAATTTGTGCTTTAAATCTAATTAGTATCTTGATGTTCATCTGGTTGAAATCCAAATGGATTTATTGTAATGCAATTGTGCTGGGGCTATCTACTGGACTAGCGTTTAGTCTTGCTATATTATTCTTTTCATTAAGAAGTAAATCTAGTGCAAATGCTATTAAAGTATCTGGGATGGCTCAATCAATAGGATATTTGATTGCAGCATTTGGGCCACCCTTATTTGGAAAACTACATGATTTAAATAATTCATGGCAGCAATCGTTTTTATTTTTAGGATTTGCTGTAATGCTGATGTTGTATTTTGGCATTCAGGCGGCAAGAAACAAGTACGTTGAAGATTAA
- a CDS encoding sensor histidine kinase: MRFKLKLLLLICACVLVLAGLCFIQYRLVQNTYRLEQADYLGKVKSRLAVLTQTLSDSLNHQVMEKLLSNVEEQLASGTKPALTGFQQQTNRIGEKFRKPIIHALRNDSLLFQTGYNLEYTQVLLYQNYHIDTLWRRDEPPLFLAGGVKNKQTGAFNISEGQQQAGFGLKQNKAQSGYRLAVWTRTDIDATDWKHMVLRRMTAMLVGSGLLIIAVLTIFVLIFTTLLRQKKIADVTTDFANHMTHELKTPLSAAGIIVKSLRTAEAKLDEDWYTELLGQLDNQHNKIRRLMDSVLTSAMDRPLGIPEFQAVCLLTLLQGLKAMAIDADRELRLSGTTNISIQTDPDMLTGILANLLDNAFKYTPSDTPLILECKIAEPQIIISLIDEGSGIAKPHQRYLFTKFYRVPGPDGDQVRGLGLGLYLCRLQALQLGGKLSYLQNAAGGSIFSLILPYEPNTVAFSRR, translated from the coding sequence ATGCGATTCAAGCTAAAGCTGCTGTTACTGATTTGTGCTTGCGTACTGGTGCTTGCCGGGTTATGCTTTATCCAGTACCGGCTGGTACAGAACACCTACCGTCTGGAACAGGCGGATTATCTCGGCAAGGTAAAGTCCCGGTTGGCTGTGCTCACCCAAACATTATCTGACTCATTGAATCACCAGGTTATGGAGAAACTCCTTAGCAACGTAGAGGAGCAACTCGCCAGCGGCACAAAGCCAGCGCTCACAGGATTTCAGCAACAAACTAATCGCATCGGAGAAAAGTTTCGTAAGCCTATTATTCATGCGCTCAGAAACGATAGCCTGCTTTTTCAAACTGGTTACAACTTGGAGTACACGCAAGTCCTTCTTTATCAGAACTATCACATCGATACCCTGTGGCGAAGAGATGAACCGCCCCTCTTTTTAGCCGGTGGCGTGAAAAACAAACAAACGGGAGCATTTAATATTAGCGAGGGCCAGCAGCAAGCTGGTTTTGGATTAAAGCAAAACAAAGCACAGTCCGGTTACCGCCTGGCCGTTTGGACCAGAACGGATATAGATGCCACTGACTGGAAGCATATGGTACTGCGCCGAATGACAGCCATGCTGGTGGGTAGCGGATTGTTAATTATTGCAGTATTGACGATTTTTGTACTGATTTTTACCACACTCCTTCGGCAGAAAAAGATTGCCGATGTAACCACGGATTTTGCTAATCACATGACTCATGAGCTGAAAACGCCGCTCAGTGCTGCTGGGATAATCGTAAAATCGCTTCGTACGGCTGAAGCCAAACTGGATGAGGACTGGTACACCGAGCTATTGGGCCAGCTGGATAATCAGCATAACAAAATTCGGAGACTAATGGATAGTGTGCTTACCAGTGCTATGGACCGTCCGCTGGGCATTCCTGAATTTCAGGCGGTTTGCCTGCTAACACTCCTTCAAGGATTGAAGGCAATGGCAATAGACGCTGATCGGGAGCTGCGCTTGAGCGGAACTACCAACATATCCATTCAAACCGACCCGGATATGCTGACCGGCATTCTGGCCAACCTCCTGGATAATGCCTTTAAGTATACGCCTTCTGATACGCCGCTCATTCTGGAGTGCAAGATTGCTGAACCGCAAATCATAATCAGCCTCATTGATGAAGGTTCGGGGATTGCAAAACCTCATCAGCGCTACTTGTTTACCAAATTCTATCGTGTACCAGGCCCGGATGGTGATCAGGTGCGCGGCTTAGGTCTTGGCCTTTACCTTTGCCGCTTGCAGGCTTTGCAACTTGGCGGCAAACTGTCTTACCTGCAAAATGCTGCTGGTGGCAGCATTTTTAGCCTAATCTTGCCTTATGAACCCAACACCGTTGCTTTTAGTCGAAGATGA
- a CDS encoding transposase, translating to MLTFLIETFYKVDEPLVFGIDETIERRRGAKIKAKGIYRDPVRSSHSHFVKCSGLRWMCLMLLTEVPWAARIWALPFLTALAPSERYCKEQHAKHKKITDWARQIIGLLARWLPGKKLIITADSSYSALELLAAIKSKVTMITRLRLDAALYEKVPERKAGR from the coding sequence TTGCTGACCTTTTTGATAGAAACCTTTTATAAAGTGGATGAACCGTTGGTCTTTGGTATAGACGAAACCATAGAGCGCAGGCGGGGCGCAAAGATCAAGGCTAAAGGCATCTACCGTGACCCGGTACGTTCTTCCCATTCACACTTTGTGAAATGCAGCGGGCTGAGATGGATGTGCCTGATGTTGTTGACTGAAGTTCCCTGGGCTGCCCGCATCTGGGCTCTGCCTTTCCTCACGGCACTGGCTCCCTCAGAACGATACTGCAAGGAACAGCATGCCAAGCACAAGAAGATTACCGACTGGGCCAGGCAAATCATCGGGTTACTTGCCCGCTGGCTGCCCGGCAAAAAGCTGATTATTACCGCAGACAGCAGCTATTCAGCTTTAGAACTATTAGCTGCTATCAAGAGTAAGGTTACAATGATTACCCGCCTGCGGCTGGATGCAGCCCTATACGAAAAAGTACCGGAAAGAAAGGCGGGCAGGTAG
- a CDS encoding glycoside hydrolase family 5 protein, which translates to MNNPKAVDIYTANGYLSKTINIAYTFDAPKEGAWGHTLQAADFKLIKDAGFTAVRLPIQWISRMNTEPPYNIDPLFLGRIDWAIAEALKNHLAIILDNHLDAQLMKAPATHRERFLSLWKQLSTRYQHRSQQVMFEVMAEPRGQLDAVWNEYFKEALAVIRETNPSRPVIVGPPFYNLVYHLADLKLPLDSYLIFTFHYYDPIQFTMQGETWFPSAKPEWVGTKWQGTEAEKNAINYTMDMVSDWANKNHRPVFLGEFGAGDHADSTSRALYFSYIRQQAEAHHFSWGIFNFAVDFSIYDQATKTWHQTLLKALIPAGSR; encoded by the coding sequence ATGAACAACCCGAAAGCTGTAGATATTTATACTGCTAACGGTTATCTGTCAAAAACCATCAATATTGCCTACACTTTTGACGCACCAAAAGAAGGCGCCTGGGGACATACTCTGCAAGCAGCCGATTTTAAATTAATTAAAGATGCAGGCTTTACGGCGGTACGTTTGCCTATTCAATGGATTAGCCGGATGAATACCGAACCTCCGTATAACATCGACCCACTATTTTTAGGCCGGATAGACTGGGCCATTGCCGAAGCTTTAAAAAACCACCTAGCTATTATACTCGATAATCATCTTGATGCGCAGTTGATGAAAGCTCCTGCCACTCACCGCGAACGTTTTTTAAGTTTATGGAAGCAACTATCAACACGTTATCAACACCGATCACAGCAGGTAATGTTTGAAGTTATGGCCGAACCTCGTGGCCAGCTTGACGCCGTTTGGAATGAATATTTTAAAGAGGCGTTGGCCGTCATCAGGGAAACAAACCCAAGTCGCCCAGTAATTGTCGGACCTCCTTTTTATAATCTGGTATATCATTTAGCCGATCTAAAATTGCCGTTAGATAGTTACCTCATCTTTACCTTCCATTATTATGACCCCATTCAATTTACTATGCAGGGCGAAACCTGGTTCCCCAGTGCAAAACCTGAATGGGTGGGAACTAAGTGGCAGGGTACGGAAGCGGAAAAGAATGCGATTAACTACACAATGGACATGGTATCTGACTGGGCCAACAAAAATCACCGCCCTGTATTTTTAGGTGAGTTCGGTGCCGGAGATCATGCCGATTCCACATCCAGAGCGCTATATTTCAGCTATATCAGGCAACAGGCGGAAGCACACCATTTTTCATGGGGTATTTTCAATTTCGCCGTTGATTTTAGTATTTACGATCAGGCAACGAAAACCTGGCATCAAACTTTATTAAAAGCGTTAATACCTGCCGGTAGCCGATAA
- a CDS encoding helix-turn-helix domain-containing protein, whose amino-acid sequence MHYSDEILNIDNIIKPYFVWFEENWVHDEQFHRHQKVQLVYVESGFQYLTVEGKRYLLPQNHAALIPSGAIHKTNSHSEKIRLMVLFFDVNKSDSFYQEVTVFNVPPVLKEMIKYAEKWSKSKEDTKDEAIFLRALFNELPHFVAVSLQLHIPFPKDKRLTKAIKYLHQHYAEEIKMEDLSTAASLSLRTLERVFKKETGLTLAKHQQILRIIKSLEYLSSNDCTISEIAYKVGYKSLQAYTNSFQSVLQYRPTDFLRKIK is encoded by the coding sequence ATGCATTACTCTGATGAAATCCTAAATATTGATAATATTATCAAACCTTATTTTGTCTGGTTCGAAGAAAACTGGGTACACGACGAACAGTTTCACCGGCATCAAAAGGTGCAATTGGTATACGTAGAAAGTGGGTTTCAGTACTTAACCGTGGAAGGTAAAAGATATCTTTTACCACAAAACCATGCTGCATTGATTCCGTCAGGAGCAATCCACAAAACTAATTCACACTCAGAGAAAATCAGGCTCATGGTTTTGTTCTTTGATGTAAATAAAAGTGATTCTTTTTACCAGGAAGTTACTGTCTTTAATGTTCCTCCCGTTTTAAAAGAGATGATAAAATATGCAGAAAAATGGTCGAAAAGTAAAGAAGACACTAAGGACGAAGCTATATTTTTGAGAGCACTTTTTAATGAGCTTCCCCATTTTGTTGCCGTGTCTTTACAACTGCATATTCCCTTCCCTAAAGACAAACGCCTGACCAAGGCCATCAAATATCTACATCAGCACTATGCTGAAGAAATTAAAATGGAAGATTTGAGTACAGCTGCTTCATTATCATTACGTACGTTAGAACGCGTTTTTAAAAAAGAAACCGGATTAACACTAGCTAAACACCAACAAATATTACGCATTATTAAAAGCCTAGAATATTTAAGCTCAAATGATTGTACAATTTCTGAAATAGCATACAAAGTAGGCTATAAAAGTTTGCAAGCCTACACTAATAGCTTTCAATCAGTACTACAATACCGTCCAACTGACTTTTTAAGAAAGATCAAATAG